A part of Pseudomonas lutea genomic DNA contains:
- a CDS encoding SPFH domain-containing protein, with amino-acid sequence MTEHDSAPVERPVIQSPWLQASRLAFLGLYAVTLLAAVGWAVSNVREINPQDRAVVFRFGELDRVQNAGLLLAWPQPFEQVVLLPSADRVIERHVETLLRSPTALAADKVTSFATPMSDALAGSGYLLTGDAGVVQLDVTAYYKVTDPRAFVLQGEHVLPALDRLVNRSAVSLTAARDLDTILVARPELMGSDSQSAERRERLRGDLVQGINTRLAELTATQVGLGVEVVRVDVQSSLPAAAVNAFNAVLTASQQADQAVANARTDAEKLNQTANQQADRVLQVAHAQASERLAKAQTDTAAVTGLAQSIQNKSDPGLLLRIYRERVPVILKQAGSVTTVDPRDDSRLIIQGADK; translated from the coding sequence ATGACCGAGCACGACTCGGCGCCGGTCGAGCGGCCCGTTATCCAGAGTCCGTGGCTGCAGGCCAGTCGGCTGGCGTTTCTGGGGCTGTACGCCGTCACCTTGCTAGCGGCCGTGGGCTGGGCCGTCTCAAATGTCCGGGAGATCAATCCACAAGACCGCGCCGTGGTGTTTCGCTTCGGTGAACTGGATCGAGTGCAAAACGCCGGCTTGCTGCTGGCCTGGCCGCAACCGTTCGAGCAGGTGGTGCTGCTGCCTTCCGCCGATCGCGTAATTGAGCGCCACGTCGAAACCTTGTTGCGCTCGCCCACGGCGTTGGCCGCCGATAAGGTCACCAGCTTCGCAACGCCGATGAGTGATGCGCTCGCAGGCTCCGGGTACCTGTTGACCGGCGATGCCGGTGTCGTGCAGCTCGATGTCACCGCGTATTACAAAGTGACGGATCCACGGGCCTTCGTGTTGCAAGGTGAGCACGTGCTGCCAGCGCTGGACCGTCTGGTTAACCGCAGCGCGGTAAGCCTCACTGCAGCCCGGGACCTGGACACCATTTTGGTCGCGCGTCCGGAGCTCATGGGCTCTGACAGCCAGTCGGCCGAGCGTCGTGAGCGTCTGCGCGGCGACCTGGTGCAGGGCATCAATACACGGCTCGCCGAGTTGACGGCCACGCAGGTTGGTTTGGGGGTGGAGGTCGTCAGGGTCGACGTCCAATCGAGTCTACCGGCCGCTGCGGTGAATGCTTTCAATGCAGTGCTCACCGCCAGTCAGCAAGCCGATCAAGCCGTGGCGAATGCCCGCACTGACGCGGAAAAGCTCAACCAGACCGCTAACCAGCAAGCCGACAGAGTGCTCCAGGTGGCTCATGCCCAGGCATCCGAGCGGTTGGCCAAGGCGCAGACAGATACCGCTGCGGTGACAGGACTGGCCCAATCCATCCAGAACAAAAGCGACCCCGGTCTCCTGCTGAGGATTTACCGCGAGCGCGTTCCGGTCATCCTCAAACAAGCAGGGTCGGTGACCACCGTCGACCCACGCGATGATTCCCGCCTGATCATTCAGGGAGCTGACAAATGA
- the hflC gene encoding protease modulator HflC → MSLFHSHDHHDHSGHDHAGHGHGGHHHGHHHGDTSAPAGFPWRRAGLAAVLIAFAVAAASLVQVRSGEATVITRFGNPARVLLDPGLSWRWPAPFEAAIPVDLRLRTTSSGLQDVGTRDGLRIIVQAYVAWQVQGDPDNVKRFMRAVQNQPDEAARQIRTFVGSALETTAASFDLSSLINTDANQVRIADFENQLRQQIDKQLLTTYGVRVLQVGVERLTLPSVTLNATVDRMRAERETIATERTAIGKREAAQIRSAAERDARIVEADATVKAADIEAQSRVQAAQIYGRAYAGSPQLYNLLRSLDTLGTVVGPSTKLILRTDAAPFRVLVDGPPTLDSKAGTQP, encoded by the coding sequence TTGAGTCTGTTTCATTCTCACGATCACCATGATCATTCCGGCCATGACCACGCAGGCCACGGCCACGGTGGCCACCATCACGGGCATCACCACGGCGATACCTCGGCGCCGGCAGGTTTCCCATGGCGTCGCGCCGGATTGGCGGCGGTGCTGATTGCTTTCGCGGTAGCAGCGGCGAGCCTGGTGCAGGTGCGTTCGGGTGAAGCCACTGTCATCACCCGTTTCGGTAACCCGGCCAGGGTGTTGCTCGACCCGGGCCTGAGCTGGCGCTGGCCTGCGCCGTTTGAAGCGGCGATTCCCGTCGACCTGCGCTTGCGGACCACTTCAAGTGGTTTGCAGGATGTCGGCACGCGCGATGGCCTGCGCATCATCGTTCAGGCGTACGTCGCCTGGCAGGTGCAGGGCGATCCTGACAACGTAAAGCGTTTCATGCGCGCCGTGCAGAACCAGCCGGACGAAGCGGCCAGGCAGATCAGAACATTTGTCGGTTCAGCACTGGAAACCACTGCTGCGAGCTTTGACCTGTCCAGCTTGATCAATACCGATGCGAATCAAGTGCGCATTGCCGATTTCGAAAACCAGCTGCGCCAGCAGATCGACAAACAGTTGCTGACGACTTACGGGGTCCGTGTCCTGCAAGTCGGTGTCGAACGCCTTACGCTGCCGTCGGTGACACTAAACGCGACGGTCGACCGCATGCGCGCCGAGCGCGAGACCATTGCCACCGAGCGTACGGCGATTGGCAAGCGGGAGGCAGCGCAGATTCGCTCGGCTGCGGAACGGGACGCGCGGATTGTCGAAGCCGACGCGACGGTGAAGGCGGCAGATATTGAGGCGCAGTCACGCGTTCAGGCCGCGCAGATATATGGCCGCGCCTACGCCGGTTCGCCGCAGCTGTACAACTTGCTGCGTTCGCTGGATACCCTCGGCACAGTGGTCGGGCCAAGCACCAAGCTCATTTTGCGCACCGATGCCGCCCCATTCCGCGTACTGGTGGACGGGCCGCCAACACTGGACAGCAAGGCTGGAACGCAGCCATGA
- the hflK gene encoding protease modulator HflK translates to MRVDLDDEGVTPASLPRFQRAVIQSRRLSRLTYLTGAAGVIGLVVSLFVDLFSPNSLWTAVLTNSAASLLVLAAALQSAQVVSQWRARVIAPPVPARDDRDAVVNGDEQGWYDRLLGRIGGAGTSMVGQVGLPVFWLAGWALLSLISIGLIWNLTLAGSNVGLLGNVTGGLLLLMCFALLVLERQLANETEASWPEAVQLAQLTRVAIGTLLVAAFCLFFSSFDRVWPARLAVLIGLLPGLVAAELVIRALLSIFSPRNEQLEPRLIASSFVAGLLRWPPRPLLALQTELHNRFGIDLRQIWAFTYMRRAFLPVLAVILGLGWLLSGVHEIPMQGRGIYERFGKPVEILQPGLHAGLPWPFGTVLAVENGVVHELATSVSEGAAAEQTLDPAEGPPPAVANRLWDATHINDKSQVIASGSGDKQSFQIVNMDVRFVYRIGLTDEAALAATYNSADIPSLIRSTASRILVHDFASRTLDELLGEQRNDLAADIGDAVQRDLKKLNSGVEILATVVESIHPPAGAANAYHAVQAAQISAQALIARERGAAADQANLAQLHASMAGDQAAANSREVMATAQGADLRFGAEQQAYAKAGQAFLLEQYLSQLTAGLLHAKLLVLDHRLGGTSAPTIDLRSFTLPVDPATSSQSAEQPSAE, encoded by the coding sequence ATGCGGGTTGATCTGGACGATGAGGGCGTTACGCCGGCGAGCCTGCCACGGTTTCAGCGGGCGGTTATTCAGTCGCGGCGTCTCTCACGGCTGACATATCTGACAGGAGCGGCAGGCGTAATCGGCTTGGTGGTATCGCTTTTTGTCGACCTCTTTTCGCCAAATTCACTGTGGACGGCTGTGTTGACCAACAGCGCTGCGAGCCTGCTGGTGCTCGCCGCGGCGCTACAGTCTGCGCAGGTGGTCAGCCAGTGGCGCGCGAGGGTAATCGCGCCGCCCGTGCCAGCGCGTGACGACCGTGACGCGGTGGTTAATGGTGACGAGCAAGGCTGGTACGACCGCCTGCTCGGTCGAATCGGCGGGGCCGGTACGTCGATGGTCGGCCAGGTGGGCTTGCCGGTGTTCTGGCTCGCTGGCTGGGCATTGCTGTCACTGATCAGCATCGGGCTGATCTGGAACCTCACCTTGGCGGGGAGCAATGTTGGCCTGCTCGGAAACGTGACCGGTGGCCTGCTGCTGTTGATGTGTTTTGCGCTCTTGGTGCTGGAGCGGCAGCTGGCTAACGAGACAGAGGCGAGTTGGCCGGAAGCTGTGCAACTGGCGCAGCTCACCCGGGTGGCAATCGGGACGCTCTTGGTCGCAGCGTTCTGCCTGTTCTTTTCTTCGTTTGACCGGGTATGGCCTGCACGATTGGCGGTGCTGATCGGACTCCTGCCTGGTCTGGTTGCGGCCGAGTTGGTCATCCGGGCTTTACTGTCCATTTTCAGCCCGCGCAACGAGCAACTTGAGCCACGCTTGATCGCAAGCAGTTTCGTTGCCGGGTTGTTGCGCTGGCCGCCGCGCCCGTTGCTGGCGCTGCAAACCGAATTGCACAACCGTTTTGGAATCGACCTGCGGCAGATCTGGGCGTTTACCTACATGCGCCGAGCTTTCCTGCCGGTGCTGGCGGTCATACTCGGCCTTGGGTGGCTGCTGAGCGGGGTCCATGAGATTCCCATGCAGGGCCGCGGCATCTATGAGCGCTTTGGCAAGCCAGTTGAAATCCTGCAACCAGGCTTGCACGCCGGTTTGCCTTGGCCGTTCGGCACGGTGCTGGCGGTCGAAAATGGCGTGGTCCATGAACTCGCCACCAGCGTCTCCGAGGGTGCTGCTGCCGAGCAGACGCTTGACCCCGCCGAAGGTCCGCCGCCCGCCGTCGCCAACCGGTTGTGGGATGCCACTCACATCAACGACAAGTCACAGGTGATCGCGAGCGGCTCCGGCGACAAACAGAGCTTTCAGATCGTCAACATGGACGTTCGCTTCGTATACCGCATCGGCTTGACGGACGAGGCCGCGTTGGCCGCGACCTACAACAGCGCCGACATTCCCAGCCTGATTCGCAGCACCGCCAGCCGGATATTGGTACACGATTTTGCCTCCCGTACACTTGATGAGCTGCTCGGTGAGCAGCGCAATGATCTTGCCGCTGATATTGGCGATGCCGTTCAGCGCGACCTGAAAAAACTCAACAGTGGCGTGGAAATTCTGGCCACTGTGGTGGAGTCGATTCACCCACCGGCAGGCGCGGCCAATGCTTACCACGCGGTACAGGCTGCTCAGATCAGTGCTCAGGCATTGATCGCCCGGGAACGTGGCGCGGCGGCCGATCAGGCCAATCTGGCTCAGTTGCATGCCAGCATGGCTGGTGATCAGGCAGCGGCTAATTCTCGTGAGGTGATGGCCACTGCCCAGGGAGCGGATTTGCGGTTTGGCGCAGAGCAACAGGCTTATGCCAAAGCCGGTCAGGCGTTCCTGCTTGAGCAGTACCTCAGTCAACTGACCGCCGGGCTGCTGCACGCCAAGCTGCTGGTGCTGGATCATCGACTCGGCGGCACCAGCGCGCCAACGATCGACCTGCGTTCCTTTACCCTCCCGGTCGACCCCGCAACGTCGTCGCAGTCAGCTGAACAGCCCTCGGCTGAATAA
- the lpdA gene encoding dihydrolipoyl dehydrogenase, translating into MNHYDVVIIGGGPGGYNAAIHAGQRGLKVACIEGRGTLGGTCLNVGCIPSKSLLHASELYEAATGEAFKKLGIEVNPTLNLAQMMAQKAESVTGLTKGIEFLFRKYKAEWIKGWGRLAGPGKVIVTDAAGVETELSARDIIIATGSEPTPLPGVTIDNTRILDSTGALSLSEVPRHLVVIGAGVIGLELGSVWRRLGAQVTVVEFLDHVAHGTDLEAGKTLHRSLSRQGMQFRLGSKVTSALPTDTGVTLTVEPAAGGDAEFIEADYVLVSIGRRPVTKGLGLETVGLEVDKRGVLPNTGHRTAAEGIWVIGDVTSGPMLAHKAEDEAGVCVERIVGKKSELNYNLIPNVIYTQPELASVGKTEEQLKQEGRAYKVGKFPFSANSRAKVNHETDGFAKVLADERTDEILGVHLVGPSVSEMIAEYCVAMEFAASAEDVALTCHPHPTRSEALRQAAMAVGGHTTQA; encoded by the coding sequence ATGAATCACTACGACGTTGTCATCATCGGCGGCGGCCCCGGCGGCTACAACGCGGCGATTCACGCCGGCCAGAGGGGTTTGAAAGTCGCGTGCATTGAAGGCCGCGGGACCCTTGGCGGCACGTGTCTGAACGTGGGCTGCATTCCCTCCAAGTCACTGCTTCATGCCTCGGAGCTGTATGAAGCGGCCACCGGGGAGGCATTCAAGAAGCTCGGCATTGAGGTGAATCCGACGCTGAACCTGGCCCAAATGATGGCGCAAAAAGCCGAAAGCGTGACCGGCCTTACCAAAGGCATCGAGTTCTTGTTCCGTAAGTACAAGGCCGAGTGGATCAAAGGCTGGGGCCGCCTCGCCGGGCCTGGCAAGGTTATCGTGACAGATGCCGCAGGCGTCGAAACCGAGCTGAGCGCGAGGGATATCATCATTGCCACCGGCTCCGAACCAACCCCCCTGCCCGGCGTGACCATCGACAACACACGCATTCTGGATTCCACCGGCGCGTTGTCGCTGAGCGAAGTGCCCAGGCATCTGGTGGTGATTGGCGCAGGCGTGATTGGCCTTGAGCTCGGTTCGGTGTGGCGCCGACTGGGGGCGCAGGTGACGGTGGTCGAGTTTCTCGATCACGTCGCCCACGGAACGGACCTGGAGGCGGGCAAAACATTGCACCGCTCGCTGTCGCGTCAGGGCATGCAGTTCAGACTCGGGTCGAAGGTAACGTCTGCCCTTCCAACCGACACCGGCGTGACGCTGACTGTCGAACCGGCGGCCGGTGGAGACGCCGAGTTCATTGAAGCGGACTACGTACTGGTGTCCATCGGACGACGTCCGGTGACCAAAGGGCTGGGTCTGGAAACCGTAGGACTGGAGGTGGACAAGCGCGGCGTTCTGCCCAATACGGGACACCGCACGGCAGCCGAGGGCATCTGGGTCATCGGCGACGTCACGTCTGGCCCGATGCTGGCGCACAAGGCGGAAGATGAGGCAGGCGTTTGCGTGGAGCGCATTGTCGGCAAAAAGAGCGAGCTCAACTACAACCTCATCCCTAACGTCATCTACACCCAGCCCGAACTGGCCAGCGTCGGTAAAACGGAAGAACAGCTCAAGCAGGAAGGGCGTGCTTACAAGGTGGGCAAATTCCCCTTCAGCGCCAACAGTCGCGCCAAGGTCAACCACGAAACCGATGGCTTCGCGAAAGTACTGGCGGATGAGCGCACTGATGAAATCCTCGGCGTTCACCTGGTCGGTCCAAGCGTCAGCGAGATGATCGCGGAGTATTGCGTAGCGATGGAATTCGCCGCCTCTGCTGAAGACGTGGCATTGACCTGCCATCCCCATCCAACGCGCTCTGAAGCGTTGCGTCAGGCGGCAATGGCCGTTGGGGGACATACGACGCAAGCTTGA
- a CDS encoding glucan biosynthesis protein D: protein MNRRNLLKASMAVAAYSALPATGLYAARALAAAADGDIEHFDFKALQDTAKQMAGKPYVSTKQNLPPTLANMTPQQFNAIKYDAGHSLWNDVKGQLDVHFFHVGAGFKTPVRMYSVDPATQQAREVHFRPELFNYEASRIDKSQLKGDLGFAGFKLFKAPEIAINDILSFLGASYFRAIDSNKQYGLSARGLAIDTYAHSPEEFPDFTKFWFEKPTKDATRFVVYALLDSPSATGAYRFDIDCQADRVVMDIDAHINARADIEQLGIATMTSMFSCGTHERRMCDTLHPEIHDSDRLAMWRGNGEWICRPLNNPAKIQFNAFADKDPKGFGLVQTDHDFKTYQDTVDWYHRRPSLWVEPTTAWGEGSIDLLELPTTGETLDNIVAFWNPKVPVKAGMSMNYGYKLYWSPLPPVSTPLAQVHATRSGMGGFIEGWAPGEHYPEVWARRFAVDFNGGGLDRLPEGSGIEPVVTVSHGKIQDFNVLVLPDIKGFRVTFDWYPTSDSMDPVEMRMFIKTGDRTLSETWLYQYFPPAPDKRRYT from the coding sequence ATGAATCGCAGGAATCTCTTGAAAGCTTCCATGGCCGTGGCAGCCTATAGCGCGCTGCCGGCCACGGGTCTTTATGCGGCACGCGCACTGGCTGCAGCGGCAGATGGCGACATCGAACATTTCGATTTCAAGGCCTTGCAGGACACCGCCAAACAGATGGCTGGCAAGCCCTACGTTAGCACCAAGCAAAACCTGCCACCCACTCTGGCGAACATGACGCCGCAGCAGTTCAACGCGATCAAGTACGACGCTGGTCATTCATTATGGAATGACGTGAAAGGTCAGCTCGATGTGCATTTCTTCCACGTCGGTGCCGGTTTCAAGACGCCGGTTCGTATGTATAGCGTTGACCCGGCGACCCAACAGGCGCGGGAAGTGCATTTCCGTCCCGAGCTGTTCAATTACGAAGCCAGTCGTATCGATAAGAGTCAGCTAAAAGGCGATCTGGGGTTCGCCGGGTTCAAGCTGTTCAAGGCCCCGGAGATTGCCATCAATGACATTCTTTCGTTCCTTGGCGCCAGCTATTTCCGAGCGATCGACAGCAACAAGCAATACGGCCTCTCCGCGCGGGGCCTGGCCATTGATACCTACGCCCATAGCCCGGAAGAATTCCCGGATTTCACGAAATTCTGGTTCGAGAAACCCACCAAAGATGCCACGCGCTTTGTGGTCTATGCGCTGCTGGATTCCCCAAGTGCGACGGGCGCTTACCGCTTCGACATCGATTGCCAGGCCGACCGGGTGGTGATGGACATCGACGCGCACATCAACGCGCGGGCCGACATCGAGCAGTTGGGCATCGCCACCATGACCAGCATGTTCAGCTGCGGCACGCACGAACGCCGCATGTGCGACACCCTTCACCCGGAAATTCATGACTCCGACCGGCTGGCCATGTGGCGCGGCAATGGCGAATGGATATGCCGTCCGCTCAACAACCCGGCCAAGATCCAGTTCAACGCCTTCGCTGACAAGGATCCCAAAGGGTTCGGCCTGGTGCAGACCGATCACGACTTCAAGACCTATCAGGACACTGTCGACTGGTATCACCGCCGACCGAGCCTCTGGGTCGAGCCCACCACGGCGTGGGGCGAGGGCTCTATCGATCTCCTGGAATTGCCTACCACAGGCGAAACCCTGGATAACATCGTTGCGTTCTGGAACCCAAAGGTGCCGGTCAAGGCCGGCATGTCCATGAACTACGGCTACAAGCTCTACTGGAGCCCGCTCCCACCTGTCAGCACACCGCTGGCGCAAGTGCATGCAACCCGTTCAGGCATGGGAGGCTTCATCGAAGGTTGGGCGCCAGGCGAGCATTATCCTGAAGTGTGGGCACGACGTTTTGCAGTGGACTTCAACGGAGGCGGCCTGGACCGTTTGCCCGAAGGTTCCGGCATTGAACCCGTGGTCACGGTGTCGCATGGCAAGATTCAGGATTTCAATGTGCTTGTACTGCCTGACATCAAGGGCTTCCGTGTCACGTTTGACTGGTACCCTACCAGCGACTCGATGGACCCGGTGGAAATGCGCATGTTCATCAAGACCGGCGATCGCACGTTGAGTGAAACGTGGCTGTACCAGTATTTCCCCCCTGCCCCTGACAAGCGTCGCTACACCTGA